In Desulfomonile tiedjei DSM 6799, a genomic segment contains:
- a CDS encoding vitamin B12 dependent methionine synthase: MDDIDKAIERLCEIRIFGDLSVHLDRDEMLRRTGMTGRKRPVAPILLAEFDKIAGEVQSGTLIRARAVTRVLQILEVSPNQVVLAGGITLCGTLLQRKAPDATHIGLAICTIGEQLEEAAVKYRQKDLLKSLILDGIGSAAVDSLAAEVSQLLCSHAAGANLTAGGPLFFGTPGLPIQNLGLLFQVLPAEEIGVKLTSSYFMLPQKTSAFVVGIGPAMPAWSKEQSCRQCALHRMCRYRV, encoded by the coding sequence ATGGACGATATCGATAAAGCGATTGAACGTCTCTGCGAAATCAGGATTTTTGGTGATTTGTCCGTCCACCTTGACAGAGACGAGATGTTGCGACGCACAGGAATGACCGGTCGAAAAAGGCCGGTCGCTCCGATTCTCCTGGCGGAATTTGATAAGATAGCAGGAGAAGTTCAGTCGGGAACTCTGATTCGCGCACGGGCTGTCACTCGGGTCCTGCAAATCCTTGAGGTCTCCCCCAACCAAGTAGTTTTAGCCGGAGGCATAACTTTATGTGGAACTCTGTTGCAGCGTAAAGCGCCAGATGCAACGCATATCGGACTGGCAATTTGCACTATCGGCGAGCAGTTGGAAGAGGCTGCCGTTAAATACAGGCAAAAGGATCTGCTGAAATCACTCATTCTTGATGGTATCGGTAGTGCGGCTGTGGATAGCCTGGCCGCAGAAGTCAGTCAATTGCTCTGTTCCCATGCAGCGGGCGCTAACCTGACCGCGGGAGGTCCCCTCTTCTTTGGCACGCCCGGCTTACCGATACAGAACCTCGGATTGCTTTTCCAGGTTTTACCTGCTGAAGAAATCGGCGTGAAACTCACTTCAAGCTATTTCATGCTTCCTCAAAAAACGTCTGCTTTCGTTGTGGGAATAGGACCCGCGATGCCCGCATGGTCAAAAGAGCAGTCGTGCCGGCAATGCGCACTTCACAGAATGTGTCGCTACAGAGTATGA
- a CDS encoding uroporphyrinogen decarboxylase family protein, translating to MKSSNEQKYQEREKRLLDAIALREPDRVPVVPLFAFFNCYYSGISPREAYVNPEKALEAWRRTIYDFEPDATYSVNFTIYAMDEVLSGLDFLAMKWPGHGVPDNQSFQFVESEYMREEEYEELFHNPSEFYLRKLLPRLAGNLRGLAKLPPLVTATLGYVWPAVLPAFADPEVQLALETLLNISKKQAQWVKIYGAFAQELVASGFPSIKEQTVLAPYDLVADNLRGTTGAATDLLTQPDKLKRAVDQLAPFMSTLGINGAKAKKNPRVFIPLHKGTDNFMSVRHFKEFYWPSLQKLIVDLVEGGCNPYLLIEGLYNKRLDIIKDVPPGTCIYHFEGTDIFEAKKKLGDTVCIMGNFPNSLLATGTVEQVKEHTKKLIDVCGDGGGYIMSASALIDEARPENVAAWMETSKEYGRYR from the coding sequence ATGAAATCCAGCAATGAACAGAAATATCAGGAGAGAGAAAAGAGACTTCTGGACGCGATCGCCCTCAGGGAACCGGATCGGGTTCCCGTAGTACCCTTGTTCGCTTTCTTCAACTGCTACTATTCCGGAATCTCGCCCAGAGAAGCGTACGTAAATCCGGAAAAAGCTCTGGAAGCATGGCGCCGCACCATTTACGATTTCGAACCTGACGCCACGTACAGCGTCAATTTCACTATATATGCCATGGATGAAGTGCTTTCGGGACTCGATTTCCTGGCTATGAAATGGCCGGGACACGGGGTTCCGGACAACCAGTCGTTCCAATTCGTCGAATCGGAATACATGCGGGAGGAGGAATACGAGGAGCTCTTTCATAATCCTTCGGAGTTCTATTTGCGAAAGCTTCTTCCTCGATTGGCAGGAAATCTTCGAGGGCTTGCCAAACTGCCACCCTTGGTCACTGCGACGCTGGGCTATGTTTGGCCGGCAGTGCTTCCGGCTTTCGCAGACCCTGAAGTCCAACTGGCTCTGGAAACCCTCTTGAATATTTCCAAGAAACAGGCGCAATGGGTAAAAATCTATGGAGCCTTTGCTCAGGAGCTTGTTGCTTCGGGATTTCCCTCGATCAAGGAACAGACTGTACTAGCGCCTTACGATCTCGTTGCCGACAATCTCCGAGGAACAACAGGAGCGGCAACCGATCTTCTCACGCAGCCGGACAAATTGAAACGGGCAGTCGATCAGTTAGCTCCATTCATGAGTACTCTGGGCATCAACGGAGCCAAAGCAAAGAAGAATCCAAGAGTGTTCATTCCGCTGCACAAGGGAACGGACAACTTCATGTCCGTGAGACACTTCAAAGAGTTCTACTGGCCGAGTTTGCAGAAGTTGATCGTCGATCTGGTGGAAGGTGGTTGTAACCCGTACCTTCTGATCGAAGGTTTGTACAACAAACGACTCGATATTATAAAGGATGTCCCTCCGGGAACCTGTATCTACCATTTCGAGGGAACTGACATTTTTGAAGCCAAGAAGAAGTTGGGCGATACGGTATGCATTATGGGCAATTTCCCTAATTCACTGTTGGCAACAGGAACTGTGGAACAGGTGAAAGAGCACACGAAGAAGCTTATCGATGTTTGCGGAGATGGCGGAGGATATATCATGAGCGCCTCTGCCCTGATCGATGAAGCGAGGCCGGAAAACGTTGCTGCTTGGATGGAGACCTCGAAAGAGTATGGACGATATCGATAA
- a CDS encoding L-lactate MFS transporter: MSSQPMASRQINSAPVDRTAEGANRWLYVIVGFLISLVLGLLYAWSIFVIPLEKQFGWTRAQTSLAFTLSIIFFVVGMIAGGKHTDKKGPRVVVSIGSIVLAVGFFLASLTDSLIHLYISYGVLCGFGIGYANIAPMATAMRWFPDRRGFVSGILVMGFGLAAFVLGSTAGYIIIKVGWEWAFKLFAILSLVFCLLGAQFLKYPPVGWLPAGMQQAGPAGPARKAQDYDWREMFHTSTWWIWWTFHLVILTGGLMIIGHIVPFAVEGGVSTASAVFAMGVFSVCNGLGRLAVGLLWDKLGRNHTMTITGVVMLAGLLCLGLLVGPFGYAALLTAVVLIGAAFGGSVPIASSLIASSFGSKHFGTNYGIATTPLMVGAIIGPYLGGYIRTLTKSYEYAIFTSVALAVIGIITGIIIKDPKPKVEP, encoded by the coding sequence ATGTCATCCCAACCAATGGCATCAAGACAAATCAACTCGGCTCCTGTCGACAGAACTGCTGAAGGGGCTAATCGTTGGCTTTACGTAATCGTAGGCTTCCTTATTTCTCTTGTTCTCGGTCTGCTCTATGCCTGGTCGATCTTTGTTATTCCTCTGGAAAAACAATTCGGATGGACAAGAGCCCAGACATCACTTGCATTTACCCTTTCCATAATCTTCTTCGTCGTGGGAATGATTGCAGGCGGTAAACATACCGATAAGAAAGGACCTCGGGTTGTCGTAAGCATAGGCTCAATAGTGCTTGCTGTGGGGTTTTTTCTTGCCTCCCTGACGGATAGCCTCATCCATCTGTACATTTCGTACGGCGTACTCTGCGGGTTCGGCATCGGATACGCAAACATTGCTCCAATGGCGACTGCCATGAGATGGTTCCCAGATCGTCGAGGCTTTGTTTCAGGAATTCTCGTGATGGGCTTCGGACTTGCAGCATTCGTGCTTGGGTCCACGGCCGGGTACATCATCATCAAAGTCGGCTGGGAATGGGCGTTCAAGTTATTCGCTATCCTGAGCCTGGTGTTCTGTTTGTTGGGGGCTCAATTCCTGAAGTATCCGCCCGTCGGATGGCTTCCGGCAGGAATGCAACAGGCCGGTCCTGCGGGTCCTGCCCGCAAGGCGCAAGACTACGACTGGCGAGAAATGTTTCACACTTCCACGTGGTGGATCTGGTGGACATTCCATTTGGTTATTCTCACAGGCGGCCTCATGATTATCGGTCACATCGTTCCATTCGCGGTGGAGGGCGGAGTGTCTACAGCTTCAGCCGTTTTCGCAATGGGCGTTTTCTCGGTATGCAACGGGCTCGGCCGTCTCGCGGTAGGCCTCCTCTGGGACAAGCTGGGGCGCAACCACACCATGACTATCACTGGAGTCGTCATGTTGGCGGGGCTCCTCTGTCTAGGCTTGTTGGTGGGCCCATTCGGATATGCTGCCCTTTTGACGGCAGTAGTCCTCATCGGTGCAGCTTTTGGCGGCTCCGTTCCCATTGCTTCCTCATTGATTGCTTCAAGCTTCGGCAGCAAGCATTTCGGAACGAATTACGGGATTGCAACAACACCCCTCATGGTGGGTGCGATTATCGGACCCTACTTGGGTGGCTATATCCGAACACTCACAAAGTCGTACGAGTACGCCATTTTCACGTCTGTAGCCCTGGCCGTCATCGGCATTATCACCGGGATCATCATCAAGGACCCGAAACCAAAGGTAGAACCCTGA
- a CDS encoding dihydropteroate synthase, producing MIIIGEKINGTRKAVAAAIKKRDSSFIQDLALSQVRGGAHFLDVNAGTHPDSEPDDITWLVNTVQEVTDTNLCIDSANPKALLAGITAAKKLPMINSLSGEKARIQGVLPLASQYGTDLVVLALDDNGIPKTAEDRLEIVRRLVGLCVENGLTEAQLYVDPLVTTIATDNQSGIVAFETIRRIKQEFPNIHLTCGLSNISFGQPSRGIINQAFAALAIGAGLDSAIVDPNDRELRNIIYSAEMVLGQDPDCMNFNQAFREGHIGSSKGVSGSYKETISRALQGLITTLQQAGVIDSTIISASDQEKQASKAETVAEESEGNVLEDIVESLVGMKKDRVKTLTEQALSSGTDPMLILDASRRAMTEVGRLFETEEYFVPELILAGRMLKEISDAVKPYLSDGTSEGPKKGRVIIGTVAGDIHDIGKDIVVTMLDINGYEVLDLGVDVPNERFVEAARDFKPDVIGLSGFLTLAYDPMKDTIAAIREENIREIKFMIGGGQIDDHIREYTQADAYGNDAMDAVRLCEQWINGAGK from the coding sequence ATGATCATCATTGGCGAAAAGATAAACGGCACGCGTAAAGCAGTTGCCGCAGCTATCAAGAAAAGGGATTCGAGCTTCATCCAGGATCTTGCCCTATCACAAGTCAGAGGTGGCGCTCACTTTCTGGACGTCAATGCCGGGACGCATCCGGATTCGGAGCCGGATGACATTACCTGGTTGGTGAATACAGTCCAGGAGGTCACCGATACCAACCTCTGCATCGACAGTGCGAATCCGAAGGCCCTGTTGGCAGGAATAACCGCGGCAAAGAAACTGCCGATGATTAACTCGTTGAGCGGAGAAAAGGCCCGCATACAGGGAGTTCTTCCACTTGCTTCCCAATACGGGACCGATCTGGTTGTACTGGCACTCGACGACAATGGAATTCCCAAGACTGCTGAAGACAGGCTCGAGATAGTTCGCCGTCTGGTCGGGTTATGCGTGGAAAACGGGCTGACTGAAGCTCAGCTTTATGTCGATCCTCTCGTCACCACCATTGCGACCGACAATCAGAGCGGGATTGTTGCATTCGAGACGATTCGCCGGATCAAGCAGGAGTTTCCGAACATACATCTCACGTGCGGTCTGAGCAATATCTCTTTCGGCCAGCCATCCAGAGGAATTATTAATCAGGCGTTTGCCGCGCTAGCCATTGGAGCGGGATTGGACAGTGCAATCGTAGATCCCAATGACAGGGAACTACGAAACATCATCTACTCGGCTGAAATGGTTCTCGGTCAAGATCCGGATTGCATGAACTTTAACCAGGCTTTTCGCGAGGGACACATCGGTTCGTCCAAGGGTGTTTCCGGATCGTACAAAGAGACAATTTCCCGTGCATTACAGGGATTGATCACTACTCTTCAGCAGGCCGGGGTTATCGATTCCACGATTATTTCCGCATCGGATCAGGAAAAACAGGCGAGCAAAGCAGAGACTGTTGCCGAAGAATCAGAAGGCAACGTCCTGGAAGATATCGTCGAATCCCTCGTAGGGATGAAGAAAGACAGGGTCAAGACACTCACTGAGCAAGCGCTTTCGTCCGGAACAGATCCCATGCTGATTTTGGATGCTTCACGACGAGCAATGACTGAAGTGGGCCGTCTGTTCGAGACTGAAGAGTACTTTGTCCCGGAACTCATTCTTGCGGGAAGGATGCTCAAGGAAATTTCCGATGCCGTGAAACCCTACCTTTCAGACGGAACCTCAGAAGGCCCCAAAAAGGGTCGAGTGATCATCGGAACCGTGGCAGGGGATATCCACGACATCGGCAAAGATATTGTCGTGACAATGTTGGATATCAACGGGTACGAGGTCTTGGATCTCGGCGTGGACGTTCCCAATGAAAGATTCGTGGAGGCGGCCCGGGATTTCAAGCCGGATGTGATTGGCCTCAGCGGGTTTCTTACCTTGGCCTACGATCCCATGAAGGACACGATTGCCGCGATTCGTGAGGAAAATATTCGTGAAATCAAATTCATGATCGGAGGAGGTCAGATTGACGACCACATCCGAGAATATACACAAGCCGACGCATACGGCAATGACGCCATGGATGCCGTGCGTTTGTGCGAACAATGGATAAACGGAGCAGGAAAATGA